A stretch of Vanessa cardui chromosome 26, ilVanCard2.1, whole genome shotgun sequence DNA encodes these proteins:
- the LOC124540727 gene encoding uncharacterized protein LOC124540727 produces MAIKPSTLQWALHNNDIQWVQKVLSTYEFHFPTLGYISVIIGSLDCSDVCRIFKMMKILIILTIAAMTSADKRCHGIDVANRYYNLNIIKDGINNIHDLVLNRNDNTVYFTFDDISKTPRRTRRLLGHLNTDTGVATVIDGIRNATAIAIDHINGKIYVGGSDGLYKINEMKGVEKLPIHDDIKSMHFKDNLYFVNHRREAYKFEDGFSALVPELRGVEVDSLVFDDDNNIFFTQNTKLFRIKLNTRAINTHESYLANAISTDSYSKVYICTSNGLFVYNKYKYVFDKVANLNNLKAITFNRKNEPVYAAADYIVKLSLSEIGCFED; encoded by the exons atGGCCATAAAACCATCGACCTTACAATGGGCCTTACATAACAATGATATACAATGGGTACAGAAAGTTTTATCGACATATGAGTTTCACTTCCCTACATTAGGTTACATCTCAGTGATCATTGGCAGTTTGGATTGTAGTGACGTCTGTCGAATTTTCAA aATGATgaagattttaataattctaacgATCGCGGCCATGACATCGGCAGATAAGCGATGTCACGGCATAGATGTTGCCAAtagatattacaatttaaacattatcAAAGACGGAATAAACAATATACACGATTTGGTACTAAATCGTAACGATAACACAGTATATTTTACATTCGATGACATATCTAAAACACCAAGAAGAACTAGAAGACTATTGGGTCACTTAAACACAGACACTGGTGTAGCGACTGTTATCGATGGTATACGCAACGCAACAGCCATTGCAATCGATCATATCAACGGTAAAATATACGTTGGTGGATCAGACGGTCTCTACAAGATAAACGAAATGAAAGGAGTCGAGAAACTGCCCATACACGACGACATTAAATCTATGCATTTCAAAGataatttatactttgtaaATCATAGAAGAGAAGCTTACAAATTCGAAGATGGCTTCTCTGCATTGGTGCCTGAGCTACGTGGCGTGGAAGTCGATAGCTTAGTATTTGACGACGACAATAACATATTCTTCACTCAGAATACTAAATTGTTCAGGATAAAACTTAACACAAGAGCTATAAACACACACGAAAGTTATTTAGCAAATGCAATCTCAACTGATTCGTATTCCAAAGTTTATATATGCACGAGCAACGGTTTGttcgtttataataaatataaatatgttttcgaTAAAGTAGCGAATCTGAATAATCTCAAAGCGATTACATTTAACAGAAAGAACGAACCCGTGTACGCTGCAGCTGATTATATCGTTAAACTTAGTTTAAGTGAAATTGGTTGTTTTGAGgattaa